Below is a window of Canis lupus dingo isolate Sandy chromosome 30, ASM325472v2, whole genome shotgun sequence DNA.
GAAAGTCTTTCCTAAGATTACAACATTATTCTCCTATATTGTCTACTAACACTTTTTCAATTTTGGCTTTTACATTTAGCTATTTAAATCTATGTATCCAGATTTTTTCCCTTTAGTATTAGAAATTGTCCTGATTATTGAAATTGCATACTTTCTATGATTTGAAATGccactttttattatataaagttCTACAGATTTATGAATCAGTTTCTGTAGTCTccattctattccactgatctatattcCTTGTACCAATACaatgctattttatatattatggtACTTATCACTAGTACCATATTTCAACTCTTTCCTAAACATATACAACCACTCTAAACACTTACATACAACGATGAACTGATTGCAGGTTACAAACAATACTTACTccaagtacaatttttttttcttcccattcaaAAGTCTCCCCCTGACCTTGAGAATAAGTATTCTCTATAAAAAGTCAAACTCTGTGGAGATATTCAGAAGCTTTCACTACCGGCTCTAACCTACCAATCACTTAGGTCTCCCTCTTGAACTCTCATCTGGACAAACTTGCTGTTTGCCTCCAGGACACAGAATGGACAGTCCTACCTCCACATCTTCACTTACTCAAGTTCTATTTCCTGGAAtggtttcctccttcctttcttctgatttttatatttaaggctCAGCCCTCCAAAAAGTTTTCCTAGATCACAGTATCTGACACAAttatctctccccttcccttgaATCTACGGTATTTACTTCTTACTTCTTAGCATAACGTACCTAATGGTagtttatattacttttttccttGAATAACTTTGCTTATTAGTACTACATTCAAGGCTTTGATAAAAACCTCCAATTTTAACCCCACCCCTAATTTGCCTGTTAAACTTAGCAcagttatgaatattttttaatgttgcctATTCTCAAAAGGGATTGAGAGCCACTAAAATCACTAACCACAATGAAGACGTCGAAATAGAAAAGCTTAAGAAATCcactattatcaaaaaaaaaaaaagaaagaaatccactaTTATCTAACAATTTCACCCACTCTTCAGCGCTTCCCAGCAAAGTCTCCAGcagcaaggaaagaaaatttgatgATGTCTAATACAACATCACCCAGCGGTCTTACAAGGTTACTGTATTCCTCAGCTCTAAAAAGACCTCTTACAAAAGCCTAgcagaatctattttttaaaaaagatggaagTCTCCAGCTGGAGCTGGCTTCTGTATCATTTCATCTTACTTTCAGCAATCATAGATGATGATACTCTTGCATCTATCAGACCAGCCTTTCTGATGTAATACTGAAGATGCTCTCAGTTTGGTATTAAAGACAGTGAAGTCTAGTCTAGATCTATGCCAAGGCATTTTACTCTCTAACTGTTGTAGCACAGACAGCCCTCCTTAAAGTGCTACACTTTAACCTCAACCCAACATAAACTGTTGTGATGCCACTGATCTACATTAACAAGTCACTTTAAAAAAGAGCCCTACTGAACTCATTATCTTGTTCCTTGAAACTGTTAGTAAGCACATACTTCACTACATTTTCAAGCATCTTTAGAAAAATCATCAGTAGAAATTTCTTTCTGATTGTAATGTTAGACTAAATGGCTTATCCTGAACAGCTGGCTTCAGTAATAGAAGAGTTTTCCCTCATGATACCTAGCCTTGGTAAAAATATAGACATCGTAATGTATATTGTGGGTAGAAGAGTATCTTTATCCTTGGTTCCATTTTATAATTCCTATCACTATGTTCCCTCTGTCTCACTCTTCTTTTGTTACCTTCCTGCATTTTATCTACCTCTTTAAGTTGCTTCAACCTTCTGGCAACAagataaattcattcattcacattcattctgcaaatatgTATTAAACACCAGTTATATAAAACTATTCTAAATCCTTTTATTACAATTACTATCCTTCAGGGCATAAAATAGACTTTGATTAGGCAAAATGCAAAGTGAAGCAAAATGTGCAGATAAGAGTGTGGAGGGTATTTCAGGTAAAATTGAGACCATAAATAATGGCAACAAAAAGCATGGGCAAGAATGTCTTCCTCAACAGTGGAAGTAcatacagtttatttttgctgtaaatttaatttaaatgcacCTGGGATATATCCTTCCAAACATTTTATATAAGCATTGGGGTCAACAAGTTCCCTACCTTACTTTTTCCAATTAGCcatataacaaattatttaatgttttaaaaattaaaaatgactttttaaataagattttatttattcatgagagacacagagagagaggaagaggcataggcagagcgaaaagcaggctccccatggagagcccaatgcaggacttgatcccaggactccagaatcatgacctgagccaaaggcagacactctcaactactgagccacccaggtgtcccctaaaatGACTTTAATGACTACATAATGTATTATGTATCTATCATAACTTATTATCCTATTAATGGACGTTTAAGTTGCTAATGGGTTTTTATCATCAATGAAAAACAGTGAtacaggacacctgagtggctcagcggttaagtgtctacctttggctcagggcatgatcctggagttccgggatcaagtcctgcatctccctgcatggagcctgcttctccctttgcctaggtctctgcctctctctctgtgtctctcatgaataaataaaatcgtagaaaacaaaaaatagtgatgcaagaaaaaaagtcatcaaaGACTTTAAGTTAGATGGTTCTGACATTATGCTTTATGGTAATCTGGCAAATTCacatttcaaaagttattttgactaggggcacctgggtggctcaggtcagtTAAGTACCCAACTCGATTTCagttcagggttgtgagattgaaccccgccttgggctccatgcCGGCCACagaacctgcttaaaattctctttccctctccatctccccacctaAAACAATATTGGCATAAATACTCCTGTAGTTAGATGGTGAGAGAAATGTATCTCTTTCAGGAATTAAGGAGTCTTCAAGCTGTTCACTGTGGGAGGGAAAaaccttccattttatttttcttttttcaaagtagTCTAATCTTAAGTGATGGCtcagtttatacttttttttttttttttttaaccacttacAATGCTGACCCTATTTCTGTCCCCAGATGCTAGCAATAAATAAACCTAGTTTAGGAGTCCCTAGTACCCAGTAGGCCTTTTTGTGCTGTGGGAAACATAAATACTACCCTAGAGAGGTTGATTTCAAGCTTACTGGCTAGAAAGATCAAGTAAACCCTTTATTTGAAAAAGACTAAGTTTCTGTAGGACTTTTTAATCTTTACAGTAGATAAATCTTGCAACATATTTTCACCAAGCAAAAGCAAAGCTAAATGGCCTTCCAAAAACATCAAGGACAAAAGATCTGACAGGTAATTCTGAATATGGAACTAAGTTCTGGCTGCCATTTTGGATGCTTAAAACACAACATAAAAGCTTCCCACCATTGGTGTAAAAGGTAGAGGATGAAAGAGATGCATAAATAAAACAGCCACTTTCACATAAAatacttttgaattaaaaaagaaagcgaATTTCATTGTTCTCCTATCTTGcctctcaaaggaaaaaaatcagttttttgcCAAGTTGCATCATTCAGGAATCGCAGTCTCCATTAAATTTCATAAATGTGATGTTACAAAAGACTTTCAATACATCATTTTCTGTTTGCCTTGTGAAAGATCAGCATTAATATAAGacttcataaaattttaagatcaCTTGGTAAAATAGGGCTAAagatttaaatatacaaaatgaaaccacaaagactcaaagaaaatggaaaatagctTTATAATCCtgaggtaaataaaatatttttctaagcttTACACCAAACTcagaaattggaaaggaaaagatcTTAAAAAGCATAAACTTATTTGCCAAAAGtcactatatataaatatgaatgataTACTGGAAAGATATCTGTGATATGTATGACAGAGTTTTCAAAACACTTCAAGTGCACCAATAAGCCAGTAAGAACAAGGCTATAACACTGAGTGGAAAATTTAGCAACGAACATGCTGAAACAAtttatggaaaacataaaaataaatttacaatagtgaaaaaaatactcaaacttAATACCAAAGATAACAAAGgagaagcaaaattattttaacacCTAACCAATTAACAAAGACTCAACAGGTTAATAAGTTAGGGGAAAACAGACATTGTAAACAGTGGAAATGTATACCATCATCCTTTAAGtgatttcttttaacttttaagtaatctctacatcccaTGTGAGGCACAAACTCCCGACCCCTAGCTCAAGAGCCACATgttcttctgattgagccagccaggcttcgCTTCCTTCAGTGATTTTTAACAACAAAATTTTATAGGCAGATACACTGTGACCCActaattctctttcatttcctattcatttcatttctaggaATTATCTGATAGAAATACTCACCcgagtataaaaatatatacacctaCATGTAAGAATGGTTGATGGAACAGTTTTTACAACATAAAATTAGAAAGCAAAAGGTATACCAAGagtgaatttattaaaattaaaatttgtaatatCTATAATtaatgcagccattaaaaagataGAGTAGATCAACATGTCCTGTCATGGAGAAatatcaatacattttaaaaagcaagacaaatatgtatattaaaatgctatttacATTAATCTATATGCAATATTAAAATGTTAGAgtatctttcaaatataaaaaactaaaattacagtatgttggcaaattgaatttgaatatttaaaaaaattatatttaaaaaatataaaaccaaaactaTATGTATCTGCTAAATTTTCAGTGACCAGTTACTAACTTTATAGtcagcagaaaaaaattttttttctaaaataaaaagacaaacccaATTTAAAGTACAGTATATGACAAGTACAAATCCAATCATCTTCTGAAGATGACAAGTTAAAGGGCTTAAAGGAGTCCTAGAAAAATGTTTCCCATCTGAGGAATGAGAAGTCAACTGTAGAAAACTGACACTTTGATGAAACAGAGCTTTGATGAGGCCACAGTGCAGTAATTATGGCAATCAGATGTGGGTCCTATGGCTGCCCTGCCTCTTGTTACTATATTCATCATGTGAGTGGATACAAAGATAACCATAACCTATCTATAGTAAGTTACCCTCTCCTAGTTCTAATGGAGtggaatttcatttaaaaacactgaaatctATCACTAAAGATAggtatctggaaaaaaaaatctagaacagAGTAGTAATTTCACTTTACCCATGCCCAGAAAAAGGCATCAACATAGTGACATGCAGCAAATTAACTTTTtgatctagaaaataaataaagaagtgagTCAATACACAATTTCTTCACAAGTTTCCTTCTATGATGTAACATCCCTCAAattgggaaacaaaagcaactaCTGCcatatttgaatataaaagtactctttttttgtttccctctAAAGGAAGCCAGCCACACCTTTAATAAAAAGTCTGAAATGACCCGAGTCAACAATATGAATTCAAACACCATAGGGAAATTAAGATGCCTGTTAATATGTAAACAATGTTTTCACCAGGTGTTTCATTCTGAGAAAAAATCCTGGTTTTCTGAGATTGTTTTATCTTAAATCTGGAAGAACCTGAAAGAGccaacatatacataaaacttgACCAAGTTCCATACTCATTTGGGCACCATGAGGCTCTGGTGgccccttttttcctttcatgaataaataagtaaactattgggtttttgcttgttttcctctattctcaaatttttaaaaagtaactaatttttgcttattataaaatacatatccaTCATGTATCTATACCCTTTAATTCATCCTAATTTTATGAAAACCAAAGGGATTTTGCACTtctattgttttccatttataaatacAGAACAATGAAATATACATCCATTGTTACTTTTTAGTATTAATATTAGAAAGTTAGTAAAGATAGTGAGTTATCAACAACTAACCATATGACAGCTGTTACCAACTGATGCATGATAcatatttctttgcctttcactTTCACTTATATTTACTCTCATAAAGTCCTCAGAAAAGTTTCTAAAAGACTTTCCTACTTGAATGTTCTGTATGTCCACCTTAAAGTTAATCTCAACAATAGATGCTATAATAGGCAGGGTTGACTCCCCCAGAAGGTGTCTAAGCTCTGAACTATTTCTGAAAgaccaatgcttacacatgcaaAGTATCTCTCAGAGGACCTAGGATTTGATATTCAGTGTAGGCTCACTGTTATGAAATCAACTTAAAGTGACATTTTAGAATATTAAACAcatttagaacattaaaaaacatCCACTTCCTACTGTTAGAACTTAAACTGATGATCTTCTTAGACTTTAGATGtgcgattaaaaaaaaaaaaaatcaaaaccaaaatcaaaagcccAACCATAAAAGCACACTGCAGTTTCAGGACCTTTAATGCAGCAGAGTGCAAAGTCACAGTCAGGAGAGGGGCCAGGTTTCCTTCAACCtagaaaaagccaaaaaagcTCTACCAAAAACGTCAAATTAAGATTCCCATTTAACTGTTATCCATCAAACTTCGCAATCAAGAAATACGTATCACATTCTAATCACACTTCAAATGTACAATGTACTTTATGTAAATGTTACTTATGTAGGCCAATAATACTTTCCATGGGCAGATCACTCTGCCACTTATAAAGTGATATCATTCTCACACCTGATTTGATCTTCACAAATACTCCATGAAATAAAGCAACTGGCTATTATGTACAACGTACACATGGAAATAAGATAGTCATAAATtatgtgctcaacatcattaaacATCCTGACTCCCAATCCAATGCTCTTTTTACAGTAATTTCATCATGATGGCAACATGAACCAGAAGGCTTTAGGATAATGATTTATGgacaaatactaaagaaaaattaGACTTCTTACTTCCTGtaatgaaggaagaaaatctttgactcactttactaattttttaatacttccttCAGAAAACCCTACTGGCCCTTAATCAAGTTTCCACACATcatatgtcctttaaaaaaagaaaatccctaaaCTTATCAGTTACTTATAATCCTTCCCACATTATAGGGCTAAATTACACCTTAGAACTCAAACTGAGGAACTTTTTTCAAGTTTATCTGGTGCAATATATTGGACATGACCTCTGAAACACACTCATACCACTAATTTGTTTTAATCTagtcaaaactataaaactgccAGCAAGGAAATTCTTGAAAATATAAGTTATCACATACATTATGGCAACTTCCTCACCTAACCACACATAAGCATGCAAACAATCCAGCCTCTAGTAGTTCTGCATTGTTAGATGAGtctgcattttctgttttaaaatatcctgGGCTTAACAGGCCTTGCTGCTGTGTCTATGTTCTTTACATGTAAGAAACTACTGCTCTGAGATCTTAGCAGTTCATACTCACCTAGCttgtttaaatctttatttaactTAGATAAGAATATAACTACACAATCTAAACTATAATACTGTGGAACCAATTAGTAAATCAAACACGTTCATCAATGTTTCTTATGCTCTGAAAGTGGACCCAAATATCTAATAAGGATATTGAGCCAACAcaatacacaaatatacaaattCAAAGTACAAAACAGTGAAAAGGAATTGAAATCTGGGGAGGAAGCAAAGcttcaaagaataagaaaataaaatataacttgaaaaacaaaaaaagctttaCAATGGATATTTTATTAAGACCTCATGAATACTTGGAGTTGAAGTTAAACCTCAATTTTTGAGGACTGATAACTGCAAAAATACACAGAATATTCCTACAGAAGACCAATGGGACCCTTTCTttacaacagaaaacaaaatgtgggGCTAAATAATATGCTTCTTACCCACCCATATCCAACATAtccataatagaaaataaaagtaagcaCAATCCAAAATATCAGTACCATATAAAATCAGGTACTCAAAGTGATTCAAcgaaaacaagttttaaaagcCCTCATTTCATCATCGCTTAACCTCTTTATTTCCACGAGCAAATGcttacaaataataaatttaaaattctcctATTTCCAGATCTTTTCAGATTAATATGCCCATCTTTTCTCAGTTGATAGATTTACAGGAATAATCAAGATTACACTGCCTCAACTAAACACGAAGCAATTTTGTCATTGATCTTatgtacaaaatgaaaacagattaaaatGAGAGGTACAAATGCTAAGAATTATTGTCATATTTGgagggttttttccttttaattccaaTTAATGCATTTCTTGCCCCTtccaaataatttacatttcaatTGTTATTCATATATTCTGTGGATGGAATAACAGGGGCTCTATGTAGGTTTTCTTGTTGTTCCTTATTCGCTTTTTTAAAGCAAGGTTTAGAGTCCATGGAATTTGCTGCACTTCTatccttttaaaaactaagttCTTTCCTTCAGAAAGTTTGAAAGACAccagaatgtattaaaaaaaaaaaaaaaaaggtcatttgtAGTTTCACCATCTGATCACTTTTATAACTTTGAGCTTATTTCTAGTAGACATGATCACTTCTGGTTCTACAGTTGCGTTTACAAAATTAGAATTATACTATTTTctaacatcttttcatttaaaaactggtATTTCCCACACCCTTGAATATTACGGTAATCATTTGAGAATGATTTAATAGCTTCTTTAATTAGAATTCTGTCTTTAGCATAAAGGGTTAAAAATTATGCATTAAAAAAGTACCCTCattttctctgtcccttcacCTTTATGATAGGAACTCGGGAAAGAATAGTAAACTAAACCACTCATACTAGCGTCCAAGGTGTGATAAATTATATCCTTCTGAGAAACGTGGGACCTAGTAAGATTCAAGCCCTAAACCAAAAATATGAAGCGCTAAGACATTCCAAGTACCATCCAATGGATGTAACGTTACTCGTGGAGGCAAATCTAAAATTCGCAAGACTCCCTATTCCAGATACAAGAAAGCTCCACTTcgtttttaaataaagcaaatgtaaagCAGGGCAAATTTCACCCACTCAACAAAGTACCGTAATTGACGGAGTTCGTTAAAATTTCCGCTCCCGATGGCAGAGCTGGATTCGTTAAACAAAGGTTAAGTAGGTAGCGCATACAAGGAACTGCGTGGAAAGCTGCTCCAGAGGAGTCACCTATTAGGAAGACCACGCTAAGATGGGCCGGCTGAGGGGGAAAGGATAAGGAAGATCTGACCCGTCAGCCTGGCGTCTAAGTAGAAATCTCAGCtgcattatttaatatttaatctttcTATTCCTGGCATCACGGGGCTCAAACGTCACCAAAAAAGATGGGCCGGCTGAGAAACCCGGCCGGGTGACGCACATAACATCTTACCATATGGATTCTAACCCACCAAGACCAAGAAGAGCCCAGGTCagcccagggaaggaaggagggtccCCCGGGCCATCAGCTCCCCCACTCCCCTGGCACATCGCTCGGGTAAGCGAGCAGGGATCAGAGGCTGCAAGACCTCCCGACCCGACACCACAGGGGTCGGCGCAAGCCCGGGGGGCTGCGGACTCGCGCTCAGACACCTCCCCCGCGCGCGCTCCCGCCAGGAGTCGGCGCCTCCTCCGCCCCCggagcagccccagcagcagcaaGCGGAGCCTCACAGAAGACCCCGCCCCTGCCTCCGCCAGACCACTCAGCTGCGGATGCCGGACGGTCCCCGACAGGCGGCCGCGACTCCTCTCGCGGGCTTCCAACCCGCCTAGGGCCGTACCTGAACCGGCAGCGCCACCCCCGACCGACTGTGTTGACTGTCGCGGCGGCGGCGGTCACAGCTCCGAGCACAGTGACGcctctcttaaaaacaacaacctgCTCGCAGGCGTCCGCagccgggaggcggcggccggcggggcgcCGCAGCGCATGCCGGAACTCGTAGTCCCGCCAGCTCCTCAGGTCCCGCGCCGGAGGAGGCAAGAACTACTACTCCCAAAGACGAGCGCAGCCCGCCGCGGCTCGGCTGCCGGAAGCTGGGCGGGGCGACAGCGATCCCCACAACATCCGGGCCCCGGCCCCTGAGTTGCTCCGCGGCCGGTTGCTATGGAGACGGGCTGCTACTACCTCTCCAAAGGATTCGCGGTTTCACCTCGGAGGCTGCTCTCTGGATTAGGCGGATTAGTCGATACCTATTGATCCGGCGGACCGTTGACATTCTCTTTGCTGCTTTAATTGGGTGTAGTAAAAACCCTGCGCGTTCGCTGGTCTTGCCAACCGCTGCCGGGAAAGACTGCGTTTacggaaaaaataaagaagataccGAGGATGACCGAGTACGACTGGGTGGGTTTGGGTAGAGGGCTAAATGTTTTTGACAGTTCTTATTCCTTACTATAAATTTGGAGCACCTTGTACCGCCACtcgccccacccccccaaaaatacATTCCTAGGCAACCACTGGGCTACACAGATGTAAATGTGCATCGCGTTGAGCCAGAATTGCCCCTGAAAGTATACAATTGGGGATGCTGTGCAACTCGTACCTCGTTGAAAACAGCGGTGATGGTGATGGCTTTAAATGAGGACGTGCCTTGTTAACTTTACATTTTCTTACACTGTGCCTTGTTCAAAAAGGacaggagcagaaaaaaaaaatatggtgcaCTTGTATTCACTCTTGGTGGAAACGTAGAAAGTTAAGGTTTAAGGTTAAAGTTAAGGTTCTTTTCCCCAGttgtggccaaaaaaaaaaaaaaaaagaattaaataagaaaagcatTAACAAGATTAACGAGGCAGATGATGGGGCTGAGAAGATACAAAAAGGTTCCTCAAAATTAGACTTTCGGagggtgtttttgtttgcttttggtgtTGCTATGGTTAACATCGCCTGTGACacaccaccaaaaacaaaacaaaaccacgatttttaattttacaattacACCTTCCATAAAgagcatttttattatatctaaaTGGCTTgttcttgtttatctttttttaaaatgtgtatgtgtttataacAGAGAAGTCTGAAAAGTGACAGTGGCTTGGCTTTCTCTAATTCCAGGGGAGCCTGAGAACTACATTTGTGAGAAAGCTAATACCATGTCTTtgtagatttttattcttttcaaggcACTTTCatagtcttaattttttaagacatcAATTTCAAaggaatcatttaaaattaacttttttttatccTTAAGTAAATAATATTTGCTGATCCTGTGTGTAAACTGACAAAGCATTTGAAATAatccttttataattatttgaattaggctgtttggtttttaattgtaTCTAATTTGAACTCCACATTTTAAGAATATCAGATTTGAAGAGAGTAAAACCCAAATAAGAAAACTGCACTGAGGCCTATGACATAAAGTAAAAGCAGTGAGTATTTTGTTTCTAAgtctgtaaacattttttaattatccTGGAAGTCAGAAAGATTCTGGTAGACACATTTCCAGATTGTGTGGTACAAATTATGCTAACAGAGTTTATCAGCTAATTCGTCTTCTGTTTTGGCTAGATTTGGTTTACTGTATTCCATTTTGGGCCAAAGATAACCAGAATGTAGTAGAAGGTGATTGATGAAAGAGAGTCCCTCTGTGACTGAGGTTGCCCTGGCAACCTGACTGGGTGTCCATAAAGTAAGTTAGGGTTGGTACTTTTTCCTACAAGTCATAGGGCAGCCACCTTCCACTCAAGAAGCTTTCCCTCTGCTCCAGAAACCTAGACTTTGAGAAAAGCTGATCTGTTGAGAGATACCATTCGATTCTGGTGACTTCCTATTATTATCCAATGTCTGCTCTTGatgtttaaaacaaattaataggCAACGAAAAAAGTAGTAGCAAGATCTGATGAGTTCTACTTCCAGCTTTGCCACCTCCCTTCAAGATTATGAATATGAAGTATTAGTAAACAATACCAATGTAGTGTTATTAACCTGCAAACTTCAGAACTGAATCCTGGAACATCATCCATATGCATTGAGGTACCTGAAAGGAAATGGTAAAAactaattctatttatatagcaATTTATCACTtacaattttctttcatttta
It encodes the following:
- the PIERCE2 gene encoding piercer of microtubule wall 2 protein; amino-acid sequence: MDSNPPRPRRAQVSPGKEGGSPGPSAPPLPWHIARVSEQGSEAARPPDPTPQGSAQARGAADSRSDTSPARAPARSRRLLRPRSSPSSSKRSLTEDPAPASARPLSCGCRTVPDRRPRLLSRASNPPRAKQQPARRRPQPGGGGRRGAAAHAGTRSPASSSGPAPEEARTTTPKDERSPPRLGCRKLGGATAIPTTSGPRPLSCSAAGCYGDGLLLPLQRIRGFTSEAALWIRRISRYLLIRRTVDILFAALIGCSKNPARSLVLPTAAGKDCVYGKNKEDTEDDRDKKCASASDSGTEMKPEQLPPCVNPGNPVFSCMLDPKTLQTATSLSKPKMIMYKTNSSNYGEFLPMPQFFPCNYTPREQVFSSRIRATGFYQNNSLNAAPDRTRTLDFPNLQHTL